One segment of Canis aureus isolate CA01 chromosome 27, VMU_Caureus_v.1.0, whole genome shotgun sequence DNA contains the following:
- the DYNLL1 gene encoding dynein light chain 1, cytoplasmic yields the protein MCDRKAVIKNADMSEEMQQDSVECATQALEKYNIEKDIAAHIKKEFDKKYNPTWHCIVGRNFGSYVTHETKHFIYFYLGQVAILLFKSG from the exons ATGTGCGACCGAAAGGCGGTGATCAAAAACGCCGATATGTCGGAGGAGATGCAACAGGACTCGGTGGAGTGTGCGACTCAGGCGTTGGAGAAATATAACATAGAGAAGGACATTGCGGCCCATATTAAGAAG GAGTTTGACAAGAAGTACAACCCCACCTGGCACTGCATCGTGGGGAGGAACTTCGGTAGTTATGTGACACATGAAACCAAACACTTCATCTACTTCTACCTGGGCCAAGTGGCCATTCTTCTGTTCAAATCTGGTTAA